A window from Candidatus Woesearchaeota archaeon encodes these proteins:
- a CDS encoding NAD-dependent epimerase/dehydratase family protein has translation MKTVLVTGGAGFVGSHIADLLIEKGYKVAVADNLSNGFKENLNKKAVFYNVDILDDKKLDEVFSREKPDFVIHQAAQVSVRKSMEDPIFDARVNMIGSANVFLLCRKYKIKKVVYAGSGGARYGEPKYLPCDEKHPCLPISPYGVSKYTAEHLLRVFCSDAGIDYAALCYSNVYGPRQDPNGEAGVVAIFLNNLLKGKECVINGDGEQTRDFVYVKDIAKANLMALEQNTKEKIFNIGTGKETSVNELFNAIKKLLGKDAKAGHGAAISGEVHRIYLDARLAEKELGWKAEHDLEKGLKETVEWFKGKFSTLK, from the coding sequence ATGAAGACCGTGCTTGTAACCGGCGGAGCAGGATTTGTAGGAAGCCATATAGCTGATTTATTGATTGAAAAAGGCTATAAGGTTGCAGTGGCTGATAATCTGTCGAATGGCTTTAAGGAAAATCTGAATAAAAAAGCAGTTTTCTATAATGTTGATATTCTTGATGATAAGAAATTAGATGAAGTTTTCAGCAGGGAAAAGCCGGATTTCGTAATTCATCAGGCTGCCCAGGTAAGCGTAAGGAAATCAATGGAAGACCCGATTTTTGATGCCCGCGTTAATATGATCGGAAGCGCCAATGTGTTCCTGCTTTGCAGGAAATATAAAATAAAAAAAGTTGTTTATGCCGGCTCCGGGGGGGCAAGATATGGAGAGCCGAAATACCTGCCATGCGATGAGAAGCACCCGTGTCTGCCGATTTCACCTTACGGAGTTTCAAAATATACTGCTGAGCATTTGCTGAGGGTTTTTTGCAGTGATGCGGGAATTGATTATGCTGCGTTATGCTACTCCAATGTTTACGGCCCAAGGCAGGATCCGAATGGAGAAGCAGGTGTTGTTGCTATTTTTTTGAATAATCTGCTCAAAGGAAAAGAATGCGTTATAAATGGCGATGGGGAGCAGACAAGAGATTTTGTTTATGTGAAAGATATTGCAAAAGCCAATTTAATGGCGCTTGAACAAAATACAAAAGAGAAAATTTTCAATATCGGAACAGGAAAAGAAACATCTGTTAATGAGCTTTTTAATGCGATAAAGAAGCTTCTTGGCAAAGATGCAAAAGCAGGGCATGGGGCAGCAATTTCAGGAGAAGTGCACAGGATATACCTCGATGCCAGGCTTGCTGAAAAAGAGCTTGGATGGAAAGCAGAGCATGATCTGGAGAAAGGCTTGAA